Proteins found in one Sorghum bicolor cultivar BTx623 chromosome 1, Sorghum_bicolor_NCBIv3, whole genome shotgun sequence genomic segment:
- the LOC8085516 gene encoding antifreeze protein Maxi: MPTRTRLAASYGLRLPTRAAGSMPLAEHELAAAAATSALGVALGARLLVALSRSRALKPLAAATSAAAAALRTPRALATASSPVAAILAASKAASKSYKAARTLGPAAGLLPKLPDSKRLKAAFAAASLLRLAAAAPASLHAASPAGVAVLAVLKSGYKLSKNTSKIVEGFLGLQVHKGFRNGVDALGVVVKVAVIVSEVAVWVGGRFWGYGRARCVRFLGFTRPSSLVLLGCSKSEPQVVLFDPIIAEMDVEGWELKERGASELLSLAVPVSQVTTLMSI, from the coding sequence ATGCCCACCCGCACCCGTCTCGCCGCCTCCTATGGCCTGCGCCTCCCCACGCGGGCCGCCGGCAGCATGCCTCTGGCCGAGCACGagctcgcggcggcggcggccacctcCGCGCTCGGCGTAGCGCTCGGGGCGCGCCTGCTCGTCGCCCTCTCCCGCTCCCGCGCGCTCAAGCCGCTGGCGGCCGCcacgtccgccgccgccgccgcgctccgGACGCCGCGGGCGCTCGCCACCGCCTCCTCTCCGGTCGCCGCCATCCTCGCCGCGTCCAAGGCCGCCTCCAAGTCGTACAAGGCGGCCCGCACGCTCGGCCCCGCCGCGGGCCTCCTCCCCAAGCTCCCTGACTCCAAGCGCCTTAAGGCCGCCTTCGCCGCAGCCTCGCTCCTCCGCCTCGCTGCCGCCGCGCCGGCATCCCTCCACGCCGCGTCGCCTGCGGGCGTCGCCGTGCTCGCCGTCCTCAAGTCTGGCTACAAGCTGTCCAAGAACACGTCTAAGAtcgtcgagggcttcctcggcctccagGTGCACAAGGGGTTCAGGAACGGGGTCGACGCGCTCGGGGTGGTCGTCAAGGTCGCCGTCATCGTCTCTGAGGTTGCTGTCTGGGTCGGGGGCCGGTTCTGGGGTTATGGACGCGCTCGCTGCGTCAGGTTCCTCGGCTTCACTAGACCCAGTAGCTTAGTCCTGCTTGGGTGTAGCAAATCTGAACCCCAAGTTGTACTATTCGATCCGATTATAGCTGAGATGGATGTTGAGGGGTGGGAATTGAAGGAGCGAGGGGCCTCAGAATTGCTCTCCCTTGCTGTGCCAGTGTCCCAGGTGACAACATTAATGAGTATATGA